The following coding sequences are from one Granulicella arctica window:
- a CDS encoding TlyA family RNA methyltransferase — protein MKLRLDKLLVDQGLAASRERAQALILAGRVLVAEQRIDKPGTPVASDAILRLLGDDLRYVSRGGLKLERALAHWKIDPTGLACVDIGTSTGGFTDCLLQQGAASVLDIDTGYGQIHAKLRDDPRITLRERTNARLLTPGELLSASPTPITLLVMDVSFISATLVLPPVLAALVPPEQAWHGEAIILVKPQFEAGRENVGKGGIVREQAARQLAIDRVHDAVLALGGTHTDIIDSPIRGMEGNHEYLLHARF, from the coding sequence ATGAAGCTACGTTTGGATAAATTGCTCGTCGATCAGGGGCTCGCAGCCTCTAGAGAACGAGCCCAGGCCCTCATCCTCGCCGGTCGCGTCCTCGTTGCTGAACAGCGTATTGACAAACCAGGTACCCCCGTCGCATCCGACGCCATCCTGCGCCTCCTCGGGGACGATCTTCGCTACGTCAGTCGGGGCGGCCTCAAACTAGAGCGTGCCCTCGCCCACTGGAAGATCGACCCGACCGGCCTCGCCTGCGTCGACATCGGCACCTCTACAGGTGGCTTCACCGATTGCCTCCTCCAGCAAGGTGCCGCCAGCGTCCTCGACATCGACACCGGCTACGGCCAGATTCATGCGAAGCTCCGCGATGACCCGCGCATCACCCTCCGCGAGCGCACCAACGCCCGCCTCCTCACCCCCGGCGAACTTCTCTCTGCCTCACCGACCCCGATCACCCTCCTCGTCATGGATGTCTCCTTCATCTCGGCTACCCTCGTTCTGCCGCCAGTTCTAGCCGCCCTCGTACCACCGGAGCAGGCATGGCACGGCGAAGCCATCATCCTCGTCAAGCCCCAGTTCGAGGCAGGCCGAGAGAACGTCGGCAAAGGCGGCATCGTCCGCGAACAAGCCGCCCGCCAACTCGCCATCGACCGCGTCCACGATGCCGTCCTCGCCCTCGGCGGCACCCACACCGACATCATCGACTCGCCCATCCGCGGCATGGAAGGCAATCACGAGTACCTCCTCCACGCCCGCTTCTGA
- a CDS encoding RNA polymerase sigma factor: protein MPPGSGQDDSILLGLVQRGDEHAMASIFDRYSRVVYSVALRVLRDPSAAEDVLQEIFMQIWRNPDSFTATRGSLGGWLAVVSRNRSIDALRRKRPSESIDDMQFASSYNLADEAERNSMMEKARAVIHLLPAEQRKTLEMAFFDGLTHAEIAEMTGDPLGTVKTRIRSALITLRKAFQA from the coding sequence ATGCCGCCGGGGTCGGGTCAGGATGACTCGATATTACTGGGGCTTGTCCAGAGGGGCGACGAGCATGCGATGGCGTCGATATTCGACCGGTACTCAAGGGTCGTCTATTCGGTAGCGCTACGGGTGCTTAGGGATCCTTCTGCGGCTGAAGACGTGCTTCAGGAGATTTTTATGCAGATCTGGCGTAATCCGGACAGCTTTACCGCAACGAGAGGAAGTCTCGGCGGCTGGCTGGCTGTGGTTTCGCGCAACCGTTCGATCGATGCGCTACGGCGAAAGCGTCCGAGTGAGTCGATCGATGACATGCAGTTCGCTTCGTCCTACAACCTGGCGGACGAGGCCGAGCGTAACTCGATGATGGAAAAGGCGCGGGCAGTGATTCATCTGCTACCCGCAGAACAGCGCAAGACGCTGGAAATGGCATTCTTCGATGGGTTAACCCACGCAGAGATTGCAGAGATGACGGGCGATCCGTTAGGTACGGTCAAGACGCGAATCCGCAGCGCTCTTATCACGCTGAGAAAGGCATTCCAGGCATGA
- a CDS encoding anti-sigma factor: MTDTQHINPEDLTLHAMRLLSAEEAAAVQAHLAECSECRAEFAVALDDLSIVAMSVELATPSPAARERFTQQVTREKRTVTAPVTAVSANEQKVVPMIAPKQGTSGKLLPWLGWAVAAGVTLSAASLYRERVQLQTTISDQSAQLQSQTAQMATLSADASKARAIMDALTDSSAMRVTLNTTPAAKALPQGRATYLADKGTLIFTANNLAPLPSAKTYELWLIPANGTAPIAAGTFHPDGRGYASVVMPQLPVGVQAKAFGVTVEAEGGATSPTLPIILVGA, translated from the coding sequence ATGACAGACACTCAACATATCAACCCTGAAGATTTAACGCTGCATGCCATGCGGCTCTTGAGCGCGGAAGAGGCTGCCGCCGTGCAGGCTCACCTCGCCGAGTGCAGCGAATGCCGTGCGGAGTTTGCGGTTGCGCTGGACGATCTCTCGATCGTGGCGATGTCCGTTGAATTGGCGACACCCTCGCCCGCTGCACGGGAACGATTTACACAACAGGTAACACGGGAAAAGCGGACGGTTACTGCTCCGGTAACGGCGGTGTCCGCTAACGAGCAGAAGGTTGTTCCGATGATCGCGCCGAAGCAGGGCACATCGGGCAAGCTACTGCCGTGGCTTGGCTGGGCGGTTGCCGCAGGTGTGACGCTTTCAGCGGCTAGTCTGTACCGCGAACGGGTACAGTTGCAGACGACGATATCTGACCAGTCGGCACAACTGCAATCGCAGACGGCGCAGATGGCAACACTCTCGGCGGATGCTTCGAAGGCGCGGGCAATTATGGACGCGTTGACCGATAGCAGCGCCATGCGCGTGACCCTGAATACGACACCTGCAGCGAAGGCGCTTCCTCAGGGTCGGGCAACGTATCTGGCCGACAAGGGGACACTGATCTTCACCGCCAATAACCTCGCGCCGCTACCAAGCGCGAAGACGTATGAGCTTTGGCTGATTCCGGCCAACGGCACGGCGCCGATCGCGGCAGGCACCTTCCATCCGGATGGGCGTGGCTATGCAAGCGTCGTGATGCCGCAACTACCGGTCGGCGTGCAGGCCAAGGCCTTCGGTGTAACGGTTGAGGCGGAGGGTGGAGCTACTTCACCGACGCTGCCGATCATCCTGGTAGGCGCTTAG
- a CDS encoding YncE family protein — MHLAETEAARTKAAGTTVSRTTRQHVQSARSLLQSAAIVAIAAASFTSLIGCGASYRPVVSAINPVGPSAQPAKYAVAISSPSPGTPGLVTIVDFSGDTVLITANIGVDPKYLVLNAASTTSTTGVVTTANTGYTINGDGTLNVFDISTSLITSQILETTLLAGANPVSLFAQGANTYVTETGRNAIGEFLGSPLALRQELAVQNPIYVVGLSGGPRAYALSQGATATSTGSAIAIDTTTNTPTSTIPLGVAPVYGIITNDGRRAFILNQGSGTVSVINAQTNLLDTFSSGPVVPPATVAPSTSTIPVGTNPLWADFAPTRSEMVVANAGSGTNNGTLSIISIPLCNAAAPVTNVNCDPNNPVDAAGFGTVLASPQVGINPVMVSALQDGTRAYVANRGNPNLPCAVAGAGGAVTTTPTGNCTVSVVNLSTNIVSATIPIAGRPLYIAATTGAPTGKVYVVCGIDAMAKGTDTNSRNMIVIRTDIDAIDTTIPLQGTGVSVRVTAQ; from the coding sequence TTGCACTTAGCAGAAACCGAAGCAGCCCGGACCAAAGCAGCAGGCACCACCGTATCGCGCACGACGCGGCAGCACGTACAGTCGGCGCGGTCTCTCCTCCAGTCGGCAGCCATCGTCGCGATTGCGGCAGCCAGCTTCACCTCGCTGATCGGTTGCGGTGCAAGCTACCGCCCTGTCGTCTCCGCCATCAATCCTGTCGGCCCCTCTGCCCAACCCGCAAAGTACGCCGTAGCCATCTCGAGTCCGAGTCCCGGTACGCCCGGCCTCGTCACCATCGTGGACTTTTCAGGCGACACCGTACTCATCACGGCCAACATCGGCGTCGATCCGAAGTACCTCGTCCTGAACGCCGCCAGCACCACCAGCACGACCGGCGTCGTCACCACGGCGAACACCGGCTACACCATCAACGGTGACGGCACCCTGAACGTCTTCGACATCTCGACCTCGCTCATCACCAGCCAGATCCTCGAGACCACGCTGCTCGCCGGTGCCAACCCCGTCAGCCTCTTCGCCCAGGGTGCCAACACCTATGTGACCGAGACCGGCCGCAACGCCATCGGCGAGTTCCTAGGCTCACCCCTTGCCCTCCGGCAGGAGCTCGCAGTTCAAAATCCGATCTACGTCGTCGGCCTCTCCGGTGGACCACGCGCCTATGCGCTCAGCCAGGGCGCGACCGCCACATCGACCGGCAGCGCCATCGCCATCGACACCACGACCAACACCCCAACCTCGACCATCCCGCTCGGCGTAGCCCCTGTCTATGGCATCATCACCAACGACGGCCGACGCGCCTTCATCCTGAATCAGGGCAGTGGCACCGTCAGCGTCATCAACGCGCAGACCAACCTGCTGGATACCTTCAGCAGTGGCCCAGTTGTTCCCCCTGCGACCGTCGCGCCCTCGACCAGCACCATTCCCGTCGGCACCAATCCGCTCTGGGCTGACTTCGCTCCAACCCGCTCCGAGATGGTCGTCGCCAACGCGGGCTCCGGCACCAATAACGGTACGCTGAGCATCATCAGCATTCCGCTCTGCAATGCTGCCGCCCCGGTCACCAACGTCAACTGCGATCCAAACAACCCTGTCGACGCAGCAGGCTTCGGTACCGTCCTCGCCAGCCCCCAGGTTGGCATCAATCCCGTCATGGTCTCCGCGCTTCAGGATGGAACCCGCGCTTACGTAGCCAACCGTGGCAACCCGAACCTTCCCTGCGCGGTTGCCGGGGCAGGCGGCGCAGTCACCACCACGCCGACCGGCAACTGCACGGTATCCGTCGTCAATCTCTCGACGAACATCGTCAGCGCCACCATTCCGATCGCCGGACGGCCACTCTATATCGCGGCCACCACCGGAGCACCCACCGGCAAGGTCTACGTCGTTTGCGGTATCGATGCCATGGCCAAGGGGACCGACACAAACTCCCGCAACATGATCGTCATCCGTACGGACATCGACGCGATCGACACCACCATCCCCCTACAGGGAACTGGCGTCTCTGTTCGCGTCACCGCCCAGTAG
- a CDS encoding DUF92 domain-containing protein — protein sequence MGSKMHGDRLRAATGKTISAWRDRMQSELLTGAVGGLLVVKAVAIVIAMHRLGGYPPWLWWSCGASAAFALLVWLLRSATGAAAMIGGVICLNILLAQNAGRSWAETAMPALLSLFLLTFAATRFGRRHKEKLGLAEPKRGRRASQVLANLGVAGLFAGAASPLLFAACLAALAEATADTVSSEMGQVVGGRTLLLTTWSEVPVGTDGGISIAGTTLGAAGAGIVVLVTAAVGWLPWAMGLVVFGAGVAGLLFDSYLGATVERRGWLGNDLVNFCSTLFAAALAYVGMRLL from the coding sequence GTGGGTTCCAAAATGCACGGGGACAGGCTGAGGGCAGCGACGGGAAAGACAATCTCCGCCTGGCGGGACCGGATGCAGTCGGAGCTGCTGACAGGCGCTGTGGGCGGGCTTCTGGTGGTGAAGGCAGTGGCGATTGTGATTGCGATGCATCGGCTGGGAGGGTATCCGCCGTGGTTGTGGTGGTCGTGTGGGGCGAGTGCGGCGTTTGCGCTTCTGGTGTGGCTTCTGCGGTCGGCTACGGGTGCGGCGGCGATGATCGGCGGGGTGATCTGTTTGAACATCCTGCTGGCGCAGAACGCCGGGCGCTCCTGGGCCGAGACGGCGATGCCTGCGCTGCTGAGCCTCTTCCTGCTGACCTTTGCGGCGACGCGGTTTGGGCGCAGACACAAGGAGAAGCTGGGGCTTGCAGAGCCGAAGCGCGGGCGGCGGGCCTCGCAGGTGCTGGCGAATCTTGGGGTGGCGGGGCTGTTTGCGGGTGCGGCTTCCCCGCTATTGTTTGCGGCATGTTTGGCGGCGCTTGCCGAGGCTACGGCAGATACGGTGTCGTCCGAGATGGGCCAGGTGGTCGGCGGGCGGACGCTGCTGCTGACGACGTGGAGCGAGGTTCCCGTAGGAACGGATGGCGGGATCAGCATCGCCGGGACGACGCTTGGCGCTGCGGGTGCGGGGATCGTCGTGCTGGTGACGGCGGCTGTGGGGTGGCTGCCCTGGGCGATGGGGCTGGTGGTGTTTGGGGCGGGAGTCGCCGGACTGCTGTTCGATAGCTACCTGGGCGCTACGGTCGAACGGCGCGGCTGGCTGGGGAATGACCTGGTGAACTTCTGCTCGACGTTGTTTGCGGCTGCGCTGGCTTACGTCGGGATGCGGTTGCTGTAG
- a CDS encoding YdcF family protein, which produces MNITTDTKPRSSLHLVRKFVGILLLLALIWTVWVYHQIATVASVDQAQTADAIAVFGAAQYSGRPSPVFHARLDHVVDLYHKQVAPLIITLGGGSDKDSGMTEGGVGRDYLLANGIPLDKIIAETASIDTQQQVDRLVEIARENNLHHVVVVSDGTHLFRIRVLCEEAGLEVYTSPRSAFGRISNYNLAQRYLHEILSYTVFKLNIDSDALHHWLEDKPE; this is translated from the coding sequence ATGAACATAACGACCGACACCAAGCCGCGTTCCAGTCTGCACCTCGTGCGGAAGTTCGTCGGCATACTTCTCCTCCTCGCGCTCATCTGGACCGTCTGGGTCTACCACCAGATCGCCACCGTCGCCAGCGTTGATCAGGCCCAGACTGCAGACGCCATCGCCGTCTTCGGAGCCGCGCAGTATTCCGGTCGCCCGTCGCCCGTCTTCCACGCCCGCCTCGACCACGTAGTCGACCTCTATCACAAGCAGGTCGCGCCACTCATCATCACCCTCGGCGGCGGCAGCGATAAAGATTCCGGCATGACGGAGGGTGGCGTAGGCCGCGATTACCTCCTCGCCAACGGCATTCCTCTGGACAAGATCATCGCCGAGACCGCGTCCATCGATACCCAGCAGCAGGTCGATCGTCTCGTCGAGATCGCCCGCGAAAATAACCTCCACCACGTCGTCGTCGTCAGCGACGGCACCCATCTCTTCCGCATTCGCGTGCTCTGCGAAGAAGCCGGGCTTGAGGTCTACACCTCACCGCGCTCTGCCTTTGGCCGCATCAGCAACTACAACCTCGCGCAGCGCTACCTCCACGAGATTCTCAGCTACACCGTCTTCAAGCTGAACATCGACAGCGACGCCCTTCACCACTGGCTCGAAGACAAACCCGAATAG
- a CDS encoding L-threonylcarbamoyladenylate synthase produces the protein MTAEILRVHPDEPEQHHIETIVASLNSGNVVALPTDTFYGLAVDPVNLHAVDRIYDLKARARHKPLSLLIAEVSQAYELARQLDSAFDRLAEKFWPGPLTIVVKAGSKLPLRVTANTGNLALRVPEAAICRAVVARLGLPITATSANLSGYPECTHAMGVFDQLGDQVPLIVDGGPTARSTATTIVDLSGGGNSWMILREGAIPTHEIALALQH, from the coding sequence TTGACGGCTGAGATCCTCCGCGTTCATCCAGACGAGCCCGAGCAGCACCACATCGAGACCATCGTCGCCAGCCTCAACAGCGGCAATGTCGTCGCCCTTCCCACCGATACCTTCTATGGTCTCGCCGTCGATCCGGTCAATCTGCACGCCGTCGACCGCATCTACGACCTCAAGGCCCGCGCCCGCCACAAGCCCCTTTCGCTGCTGATTGCCGAGGTCTCGCAGGCCTACGAACTCGCTCGCCAACTCGACTCCGCCTTCGATCGCCTCGCCGAAAAATTCTGGCCCGGCCCCCTCACCATCGTCGTCAAAGCCGGCTCGAAGCTTCCGCTGCGCGTCACCGCGAACACCGGCAACCTCGCCCTCCGTGTTCCCGAAGCAGCCATCTGCCGCGCCGTCGTAGCTCGCCTTGGCTTGCCGATCACCGCAACTTCTGCCAACCTCTCCGGCTATCCCGAGTGCACGCACGCCATGGGCGTCTTCGATCAACTCGGGGATCAGGTCCCTCTTATTGTGGACGGCGGCCCCACCGCCCGCTCCACCGCCACCACCATCGTCGACCTCTCCGGCGGCGGCAACTCCTGGATGATCCTCCGCGAAGGAGCCATCCCCACCCACGAGATCGCGCTCGCCCTCCAGCACTAG
- a CDS encoding TrmH family RNA methyltransferase, giving the protein MKQLRAAFGGQARLSGGMVAIEGDHLLREALRSGMVFKTVFISERLELPRWIPYGVEVLRLADDVFRSVVETQSPRGLAALIVPPVREFSEVLGDGSAKALVLIACGLQDPGNLGTLVRSAEAFGATGVLTAPGTVNAWNQKALRASVGSIFRVAVAGATLDEIAGLRARGVRLLAAVGAEEHGVVAAQDTDFTGACAVMIGHEGQGLGPEWMEIADAQVMIPCPGKVESLNAAVAGSLLLYEASRQRSSQ; this is encoded by the coding sequence GTGAAGCAGCTTCGGGCGGCGTTTGGCGGGCAGGCGCGACTTTCAGGTGGGATGGTCGCGATCGAGGGTGATCACCTGCTGCGGGAGGCGCTGCGGAGCGGGATGGTCTTCAAGACGGTCTTCATCAGCGAGCGGCTGGAACTGCCGCGATGGATTCCTTATGGCGTTGAGGTGCTGCGGCTGGCCGATGATGTGTTTCGCAGCGTGGTCGAGACGCAGTCGCCACGCGGGCTGGCAGCGCTGATTGTGCCGCCCGTGCGGGAGTTTAGCGAGGTGCTGGGCGATGGTTCCGCTAAGGCGCTGGTGCTGATTGCGTGTGGTCTGCAGGACCCGGGAAACCTTGGGACGCTGGTGCGGTCGGCGGAGGCGTTCGGTGCGACGGGCGTGTTGACGGCTCCGGGAACGGTGAACGCGTGGAACCAGAAGGCGCTGCGGGCGTCCGTCGGATCGATCTTTCGCGTGGCAGTGGCTGGGGCTACGCTCGATGAGATTGCCGGTTTGCGGGCGCGGGGGGTTCGGCTGCTGGCGGCTGTTGGTGCGGAGGAGCATGGCGTGGTCGCGGCGCAGGATACCGACTTCACCGGAGCATGTGCGGTGATGATCGGGCACGAGGGCCAGGGGCTCGGGCCGGAGTGGATGGAGATTGCAGATGCACAGGTGATGATTCCCTGCCCCGGTAAGGTGGAGAGTTTGAATGCGGCGGTGGCTGGGAGTCTGCTGTTGTACGAGGCTAGCCGGCAGAGGTCCAGCCAATGA
- a CDS encoding replication-associated recombination protein A, translated as MSLFDASPLAAAANTAKQAPLAERMRPRALGEYSGQEHLLGEGMPLRVAIESDDAASMIFWGPPGVGKTTLAKIIAQVTEANFIEFSAVLSGIKEIKQVMVEAERAAGFGSRTILFVDEIHRFNKAQQDAFLPYVERGTIRLIGATTENPSFEINAALLSRCRVYTLRALSEEQVTALLLRALSDTEKGLGALGVGIEEDAVAMIASFSSGDARNALNAIEVAAKLAQGRGDKSITKALAAEALQRRVLLYDKKGEQHYDIISALHKSVRNSDPDASLYWLGRMLEAGEDPMYVARRVVRMAVEDIGLAAPEALNLCLSARDAMHFLGQPEGGLALAQAVVYLALAPKSNAVYTAYAAVQADIQATAAEPVPLHLRNAPTKLMKSLDYGKDYQYAHDVEGRVADMECLPASLAGRRYYVPTNEGREKLLAQRMDEIARIKLRKNGSESE; from the coding sequence ATGAGTTTGTTTGATGCGTCGCCGCTGGCGGCTGCGGCGAATACGGCGAAGCAAGCCCCGTTGGCGGAGCGAATGCGGCCGCGCGCGTTGGGCGAGTACTCCGGGCAGGAGCACCTGCTGGGCGAGGGGATGCCGCTGCGTGTGGCGATCGAGAGTGATGATGCGGCGTCGATGATCTTCTGGGGGCCGCCGGGTGTGGGCAAGACGACGCTCGCGAAGATTATTGCGCAGGTAACGGAGGCGAACTTCATCGAGTTCTCCGCCGTGCTGAGTGGGATCAAAGAGATCAAACAGGTCATGGTGGAGGCGGAGCGGGCGGCTGGGTTCGGGTCCCGGACGATCCTGTTTGTGGACGAGATTCATCGCTTCAATAAGGCGCAGCAGGATGCGTTTCTGCCGTATGTGGAGCGAGGAACGATTCGGCTGATCGGTGCGACTACGGAGAATCCCTCGTTCGAGATCAACGCAGCGCTGCTCTCCCGATGCCGTGTGTATACGCTGCGTGCGTTAAGCGAAGAGCAGGTGACAGCGCTGCTGCTGCGCGCCTTGAGCGATACCGAAAAGGGGCTGGGTGCGCTCGGCGTTGGCATTGAGGAGGATGCTGTGGCGATGATCGCGTCGTTCTCGAGTGGTGATGCGCGGAATGCTTTGAACGCCATTGAAGTTGCGGCAAAGCTGGCGCAGGGCCGCGGTGATAAGAGCATCACGAAGGCGCTTGCAGCGGAGGCGCTGCAGCGGCGCGTATTACTGTATGACAAGAAGGGCGAGCAGCACTACGACATCATTTCGGCGCTGCACAAGAGCGTGCGCAACTCCGATCCGGACGCTTCGCTCTACTGGCTGGGGCGGATGCTCGAGGCCGGTGAAGACCCGATGTATGTGGCGCGGCGGGTGGTGCGGATGGCCGTTGAAGATATCGGGCTAGCGGCTCCTGAGGCGCTGAATCTGTGCCTTTCGGCGCGGGATGCGATGCACTTTCTCGGACAACCCGAGGGTGGGCTGGCGTTGGCGCAGGCGGTGGTCTACCTGGCGCTGGCGCCGAAGTCGAACGCGGTCTATACGGCGTATGCTGCGGTGCAGGCGGACATCCAGGCAACGGCTGCGGAGCCTGTGCCGCTGCACCTGCGCAATGCGCCGACGAAGCTGATGAAGTCGCTCGACTATGGCAAGGACTATCAGTATGCGCATGACGTCGAGGGGCGCGTGGCGGATATGGAATGCCTTCCGGCTTCGCTCGCCGGGCGGCGATACTATGTGCCGACGAATGAGGGTCGTGAGAAGCTGCTGGCGCAGCGGATGGACGAGATCGCGCGGATTAAATTACGAAAGAACGGTAGCGAATCGGAGTAG
- a CDS encoding VOC family protein produces MEKLPPLLPYLVVSNGTAAVEFYKKAFDAVEDEPAYYAPGTTKILNVRMSIRGGVFMLCDDFSKMAGIPESTPEALGGSPVTLHLHYETGIDEAFEKAVAAGASVKMPLIDQFWGDRYGQLMDPFGHRWAMGQTISKPSLAELDERADEAFKSMQSAD; encoded by the coding sequence ATGGAAAAGCTTCCCCCACTTCTTCCCTACCTCGTGGTCTCCAACGGAACCGCGGCTGTCGAGTTTTATAAGAAGGCGTTTGACGCCGTCGAGGATGAACCTGCGTACTATGCGCCGGGTACGACGAAGATTCTGAACGTACGGATGAGCATTCGCGGCGGCGTGTTCATGCTGTGCGACGACTTCTCGAAGATGGCAGGGATTCCCGAGTCGACGCCTGAAGCGCTTGGCGGCTCGCCGGTGACGCTGCACCTTCACTATGAGACGGGTATCGACGAAGCTTTCGAGAAGGCGGTTGCGGCGGGAGCCTCGGTGAAGATGCCGCTGATCGACCAGTTCTGGGGCGACCGCTATGGGCAGCTTATGGATCCGTTCGGACACCGATGGGCGATGGGCCAGACGATTTCGAAGCCCTCGCTTGCGGAGCTTGATGAGCGTGCGGACGAGGCGTTCAAGTCGATGCAGTCGGCTGACTAG
- a CDS encoding YybH family protein, with amino-acid sequence MTEDPEVAKVRVVIELWAAASEAGDLQAQLGMMTDGVTFLTAGNPPMSRAGFVAGFARMMNSYRMKCNSDIREITVTGDLAVVWNHLTVEITPLEGGAPIKRSGQTLTVLRRSADGEWRIWRDANMMSGQPA; translated from the coding sequence ATGACCGAAGATCCTGAAGTCGCCAAAGTCCGAGTCGTCATCGAGTTGTGGGCGGCGGCCTCCGAAGCAGGCGATCTCCAGGCGCAACTCGGCATGATGACGGACGGCGTCACCTTCCTCACGGCAGGAAATCCGCCGATGTCCCGCGCCGGCTTCGTCGCAGGCTTTGCGCGCATGATGAACAGCTATCGAATGAAGTGCAACTCCGACATCCGCGAGATCACCGTCACCGGCGACCTCGCCGTTGTCTGGAATCACCTCACCGTGGAGATCACGCCGCTTGAGGGAGGCGCACCGATCAAGCGCTCCGGACAGACCCTCACCGTCCTCCGCCGCAGCGCAGACGGTGAGTGGCGCATCTGGCGTGACGCCAACATGATGTCTGGCCAGCCAGCCTAG